A genome region from Chryseobacterium indicum includes the following:
- a CDS encoding DUF1572 family protein, with translation MKDLLIKRFEYYKMLGDQSFGQLSDEQIFWQFNEESNSIAIIVKHIAGNMLSRWTNFLTEDGEKSWRNRDEEFVDTFKTKAEVLEYWEKGWKCFFEALNQMNDENVHSVIYIRNEAHTFMDAVFRQLAHYPYHIGQIVYIAKMMKNEDWTSLSIPRNKSQEFNSEMISKFRQQ, from the coding sequence ATGAAAGATTTATTGATAAAACGTTTTGAATATTACAAAATGCTCGGTGACCAATCTTTCGGGCAGCTTTCGGATGAACAGATTTTCTGGCAGTTTAATGAAGAAAGCAATTCTATAGCCATTATTGTTAAGCATATCGCCGGAAATATGTTATCCAGATGGACTAATTTTTTAACCGAAGACGGCGAAAAATCATGGCGGAACAGGGATGAAGAATTTGTTGATACTTTTAAAACGAAAGCTGAGGTTCTGGAATATTGGGAAAAAGGCTGGAAATGTTTTTTTGAAGCTCTGAACCAGATGAATGATGAAAATGTACATTCTGTAATTTACATAAGAAATGAAGCACATACATTTATGGATGCTGTTTTCCGTCAATTGGCACATTATCCTTATCATATCGGGCAGATTGTGTATATCGCAAAAATGATGAAGAATGAAGACTGGACAAGCCTTTCTATTCCGCGAAACAAATCGCAGGAATTTAATTCTGAAATGATCAGTAAATTCAGACAGCAGTAA
- a CDS encoding T9SS type B sorting domain-containing protein: protein MKKILLLFLLFISSIFFAQADCSSALAVCGNSNITYSPMGIGNVNENLGGCLSSGEHNSIWYKFTIATGGTLTFDLIPTDPNADYDWAIYGPNANCASLGSPIRCNAATVIGVGASTGMNMTSTILSAAGGSLTPYCKYMDVLPGQTYYLYIDNWVDVLNPTMAPFSLTWGGTATLASPFTDPSIQTHPFIPPGAPAANPASPREIIVCENPMVFDFSTLSSGILNGNSNFQISYHTSQNDALSGANPILSPITINTTITYYYSIHYQDPANPNNPINSCRQVGAFKFKYGNISGTNVTLYSCNNNNAGTGIYDLTSAAVFGDPTAVKVYYNSLSDLNAGINPITNTTNFVSAEGTVYVKITSQYGCVAIAQIILKFYPVVVVTEATLRTCFIEADPSTGLFDLSLATVTTQSGTTKKYYPSLADAQNGTNEIVGFSNYIASNGVIYVKVFNSNNCFAIAKVNLVVIQPVYSTILKDKIICMEDKTTLDAGSAFTGYEWSTGATTQTISNVGVGTYWVKLKSGNCITRQIVKVYASEQPVISTVDITNNTITVNVSGGTAPYKYSLDGIKWQDSNVFTNVPRGDSRVFVKDAYNCEPIDITVVVPNLVNVITPNGDGVNDVINYSALGYKQNLVLSVFDRYGTLVFKADKFRNYTWDGTIGGKKVPTGTYWYSVSWNENDKKNTLFKYSGWVMVKNRE from the coding sequence ATGAAAAAAATTCTACTTCTTTTCTTACTTTTTATTTCATCTATTTTTTTCGCTCAGGCAGACTGTTCATCCGCTCTTGCGGTATGCGGAAATTCGAATATTACTTATTCTCCCATGGGAATCGGGAATGTTAACGAAAATTTAGGAGGATGTTTATCTTCCGGTGAGCATAATTCAATCTGGTATAAATTTACCATTGCAACAGGCGGAACGCTTACTTTCGATCTCATTCCTACAGATCCTAATGCAGATTACGACTGGGCGATCTACGGACCGAATGCCAACTGTGCAAGTCTTGGTTCTCCGATTCGCTGTAATGCAGCAACCGTCATCGGAGTAGGAGCTTCCACAGGGATGAATATGACGAGTACGATTTTAAGCGCTGCAGGAGGATCATTAACGCCGTACTGTAAATACATGGATGTTTTACCGGGACAGACATATTATCTGTATATAGACAATTGGGTAGATGTTCTTAATCCTACAATGGCTCCTTTTTCTCTAACGTGGGGAGGAACCGCAACATTGGCTTCACCGTTTACGGATCCTAGCATTCAGACTCATCCTTTTATTCCGCCGGGAGCTCCCGCTGCCAATCCTGCCAGTCCAAGAGAAATTATTGTCTGCGAAAATCCTATGGTTTTTGATTTTAGTACTTTATCTTCCGGAATTTTAAATGGAAACAGTAATTTCCAGATCAGTTATCACACTTCACAAAATGACGCTCTTTCCGGAGCAAATCCTATTTTGTCGCCTATCACCATTAATACTACTATTACATATTATTACAGTATTCATTATCAGGATCCTGCAAACCCTAATAACCCTATCAATTCCTGCAGGCAGGTGGGAGCTTTCAAATTTAAATACGGAAATATTTCGGGAACCAATGTTACGCTATACAGTTGTAATAACAACAATGCCGGAACCGGAATTTACGATTTAACTTCTGCTGCTGTTTTTGGAGATCCTACCGCAGTAAAGGTTTATTATAATTCACTTTCAGATCTTAATGCGGGAATAAATCCCATTACAAATACTACTAATTTCGTTTCGGCAGAAGGAACGGTATACGTTAAAATTACTTCTCAATATGGTTGTGTGGCAATTGCGCAGATTATTCTGAAGTTTTATCCGGTTGTCGTCGTTACAGAAGCTACTTTAAGAACCTGCTTTATTGAAGCTGATCCTTCTACGGGACTCTTTGATCTTTCCCTTGCGACAGTAACCACGCAAAGTGGAACGACTAAAAAATACTATCCTTCTTTAGCAGATGCACAGAACGGTACGAACGAAATCGTAGGATTTTCAAACTATATTGCTTCCAACGGTGTCATTTACGTCAAAGTATTCAATTCCAATAACTGTTTTGCAATTGCAAAAGTAAATCTGGTGGTTATTCAGCCGGTATATTCCACCATTCTGAAAGACAAAATCATCTGTATGGAAGATAAAACGACATTAGATGCAGGTTCCGCATTTACAGGTTATGAATGGAGTACAGGAGCCACTACACAGACAATCAGTAATGTAGGAGTGGGAACGTATTGGGTGAAATTAAAAAGTGGTAACTGTATTACCAGACAGATTGTAAAAGTTTATGCTTCTGAGCAGCCTGTGATTTCTACGGTTGATATTACCAACAATACCATAACAGTAAATGTTTCAGGCGGAACCGCTCCGTATAAATATTCTCTTGACGGGATTAAATGGCAGGATTCCAATGTATTTACCAATGTTCCGAGAGGAGACAGCAGAGTTTTTGTAAAAGATGCCTACAATTGCGAACCGATTGATATTACTGTGGTTGTTCCTAATTTGGTAAATGTAATTACACCAAATGGAGACGGAGTAAATGATGTGATCAATTATTCAGCTTTAGGATACAAACAGAATTTGGTATTGAGTGTTTTCGACAGGTACGGTACGCTTGTTTTCAAGGCGGATAAATTCAGAAATTATACGTGGGATGGAACCATCGGAGGCAAAAAAGTCCCAACAGGAACTTACTGGTATTCGGTTTCTTGGAATGAAAATGATAAGAAGAACACCTTATTCAAGTATTCAGGTTGGGTAATGGTAAAAAACAGGGAATAA
- the glgP gene encoding alpha-glucan family phosphorylase, with product MDFKNFKIPFSVNPQYSKKVAYFSMEFAIEQVLKIYSGGLGFLAGSHMRSAYNLKQDLIGIGILWKFGYYDQARNHDQTLQPTWTKKMYSFLEDTGIKFQIEIHSAPVWVKVWYLDPEIFHTAPMFFLSTDVPENDHISKTICHKLYDANESTKLAQYILLGKGGAKLLDEMNIERDVYHLNEAHGLPAAFHLLKKYGGNLNKVKEKLVFTTHTPEEAGNEKHNMRLCYDMSYFSGFSMEEVKNIEGSDDDRFNHSLCALKMARIANGVSQLHGVVSRAMWSKYPGICEITSITNAQEFKYWADKPLYNAKDENDETVFDYRKKHLKKRLFKIVADQTGNLFNPNVFTIVWARRFAGYKRADLLLHDKDRFYKLLNHPKYPVQIIWAGKPYPMDYSAISTFNSLVEESKNHKNMAVLTGYELSLSKSLKQGSDLWLNNPRVPREASGTSGMTASMNGSVNLSTDDGWIPEFAKHGENSFVVPKADYANMSIYEQDNYDLNKLYEILENEILPTYYDKPDQWRKIQYNSMNDVKDQFNSDRMADEYYRIMYND from the coding sequence ATGGATTTTAAAAATTTTAAAATACCTTTTAGCGTAAATCCGCAGTACTCTAAGAAAGTTGCTTATTTTTCTATGGAATTTGCGATTGAGCAGGTGCTGAAAATATATTCGGGAGGATTAGGATTTTTGGCGGGTTCTCACATGAGAAGTGCTTACAATCTGAAACAGGATCTTATCGGAATCGGGATTCTCTGGAAGTTTGGATATTACGATCAGGCAAGAAATCACGATCAGACGTTACAGCCGACCTGGACGAAGAAAATGTACAGCTTTCTGGAAGATACCGGCATAAAATTTCAGATAGAAATTCACAGCGCTCCGGTTTGGGTAAAAGTATGGTATCTCGATCCTGAAATTTTCCACACGGCTCCTATGTTTTTTCTTTCAACAGATGTTCCTGAAAATGATCATATTTCTAAAACCATCTGTCATAAATTATATGATGCCAACGAATCTACGAAACTGGCACAATATATTCTTTTAGGAAAAGGAGGAGCAAAATTACTGGATGAAATGAACATTGAAAGAGATGTTTATCATTTAAATGAAGCTCACGGACTTCCTGCAGCTTTCCATCTGCTGAAAAAATACGGCGGAAATCTGAACAAAGTTAAAGAAAAGCTGGTTTTCACCACGCATACTCCTGAAGAAGCAGGGAATGAAAAGCACAATATGAGATTGTGTTATGATATGTCTTATTTTTCAGGCTTCAGTATGGAAGAGGTAAAAAATATTGAAGGTTCTGATGACGATCGTTTCAACCATTCTCTTTGCGCGCTGAAAATGGCAAGAATAGCCAACGGAGTTTCACAGCTTCATGGGGTAGTTTCCAGAGCAATGTGGAGCAAATATCCGGGAATCTGTGAGATTACTTCGATTACCAATGCGCAGGAATTTAAATACTGGGCAGACAAACCGCTTTACAACGCGAAGGATGAAAATGACGAAACGGTTTTCGATTACCGTAAGAAACATCTGAAAAAAAGATTATTTAAAATCGTAGCCGACCAGACCGGAAATTTATTCAATCCAAATGTTTTCACGATTGTCTGGGCGAGAAGATTTGCAGGGTATAAACGTGCCGATTTGCTTTTACACGATAAAGACAGATTCTATAAACTGTTGAATCATCCGAAATATCCAGTTCAGATCATTTGGGCAGGAAAGCCTTATCCGATGGATTATTCTGCGATTTCTACCTTCAATTCTCTGGTGGAGGAAAGCAAAAATCATAAAAATATGGCGGTTCTTACAGGCTATGAACTGTCTTTGAGTAAATCTTTAAAGCAGGGTTCTGATCTTTGGCTGAATAATCCGAGAGTTCCGAGAGAAGCTTCAGGAACCTCCGGAATGACAGCTTCCATGAATGGTTCTGTAAATCTTTCAACAGATGATGGATGGATTCCTGAATTTGCGAAACACGGGGAAAATTCTTTTGTGGTTCCGAAAGCAGATTATGCCAATATGAGCATCTACGAACAGGATAATTATGATCTTAACAAGTTATACGAAATTCTGGAAAATGAAATTCTTCCTACGTATTATGACAAGCCGGATCAATGGAGAAAAATTCAGTATAATTCTATGAATGATGTGAAAGATCAGTTTAACAGCGACAGAATGGCGGATGAATATTACAGAATTATGTATAATGATTAA
- a CDS encoding DUF6496 domain-containing protein: MSKTKYSDKAQDKVGKVMHEFKEGKLKSSSGEKVTSRKQAVAIGISEAKQEGLKVPKKKKD, translated from the coding sequence ATGAGCAAGACAAAATATTCAGATAAGGCTCAGGACAAAGTAGGAAAAGTAATGCACGAATTCAAGGAAGGAAAGCTGAAATCTTCTTCCGGAGAAAAAGTGACAAGCAGAAAACAGGCAGTTGCCATTGGTATTTCTGAAGCGAAACAGGAGGGCTTAAAAGTCCCTAAAAAGAAAAAAGATTAA
- a CDS encoding tetratricopeptide repeat protein: MKFPSFSGKIYFAFIIIILPLKAQKITTAEIDTLQKKITKIQWNLGDYKQGIILQKDIIAKSQQIQYLRGEVEGYLGLANALAAMNKLKESFHFLNVAEKKLNDFDDPALHSRLYFLYGEHYYRLQLHEEAIKKFNKSLSFAYKVEDKKLRNKLMLNVYDWKRSSFEFLNQMDSVYSNERKCMASPMPMLYITIASRHLKKGALDSAEYYTDKANELVLAKKAPVEGKSNVLRAYGSLYIKKGEYEKALKYLFQSIEITKKMHFKKRELVTYKLICEAYKGMSDIRKENEYLAKYSALNDSLNLIEKEIAYLPIEKLLNDQNEENKKHKNSLYYIISIIIFLSLLIIVYLIKIFTKKEKETTSIIHQKVLETDVLKKKLAIPVEEVVQLAVHDDPSFIMKFKELHFDFYSNLQSEFPHLTMSDMKFLAFVKLNFSNKEIAEYAHMSIRTVESKKYRLRKKMGINSDTDFNKWIRNRS; the protein is encoded by the coding sequence ATGAAATTTCCCTCTTTCTCAGGCAAAATATATTTTGCTTTTATCATTATCATTTTACCACTAAAAGCACAAAAAATTACCACCGCAGAAATTGATACGTTACAGAAAAAAATTACTAAGATTCAATGGAATCTTGGTGACTATAAACAAGGAATTATACTTCAGAAAGATATCATTGCAAAATCACAACAAATACAATATCTGAGAGGTGAAGTTGAAGGATATCTAGGTTTGGCAAATGCATTGGCGGCGATGAACAAACTGAAGGAATCTTTTCATTTTCTGAATGTAGCCGAAAAAAAGCTGAATGATTTTGATGATCCTGCGTTACATTCCAGATTGTATTTTCTGTATGGCGAACATTATTACCGTCTTCAGCTTCATGAGGAAGCAATTAAAAAATTTAACAAGTCATTAAGCTTTGCTTATAAGGTTGAAGATAAAAAACTGAGGAATAAGCTCATGCTGAATGTGTATGACTGGAAACGCTCTAGTTTTGAATTTTTAAATCAGATGGATTCGGTATATAGCAACGAGAGAAAATGTATGGCTTCTCCAATGCCGATGCTTTATATTACAATCGCAAGTAGGCATCTGAAAAAAGGAGCTTTGGATTCGGCAGAATATTATACCGATAAAGCCAATGAACTGGTTTTAGCAAAAAAAGCACCTGTTGAAGGAAAATCTAATGTATTAAGAGCTTATGGAAGTTTATACATCAAAAAAGGAGAATATGAAAAAGCTTTGAAATATCTTTTTCAGTCCATTGAGATTACGAAAAAAATGCACTTTAAGAAGAGAGAGTTAGTAACTTATAAACTTATTTGTGAAGCATATAAAGGGATGAGTGATATACGGAAAGAAAACGAATATCTCGCTAAATATTCTGCACTTAATGACAGCCTGAATCTTATAGAAAAAGAAATTGCCTATCTTCCGATAGAAAAATTACTGAATGATCAGAATGAAGAAAATAAAAAGCATAAAAATAGTCTCTATTATATTATTTCAATCATCATTTTCTTGAGTCTTCTTATCATTGTTTATCTAATTAAAATCTTTACAAAAAAGGAAAAAGAAACTACCAGTATTATTCATCAGAAAGTTCTGGAAACAGATGTTTTAAAGAAAAAACTGGCTATTCCTGTAGAGGAAGTCGTGCAGCTTGCTGTTCACGATGATCCTTCTTTCATAATGAAATTTAAAGAACTCCATTTCGATTTTTACAGTAATCTTCAGTCGGAATTTCCGCATCTTACAATGAGTGATATGAAATTTCTTGCGTTTGTAAAACTTAATTTCTCCAATAAAGAAATAGCAGAATATGCTCATATGTCAATAAGAACCGTAGAATCTAAAAAGTACAGATTACGAAAAAAAATGGGTATTAATTCTGATACTGATTTTAATAAATGGATACGTAACAGATCTTAA
- a CDS encoding S9 family peptidase, with protein sequence MKKFLLTLTVAVAFQSLSAQEITLDKIYSGYYRGKGIAGITSMKNGENYLVIEQGGIAKYSYKTSQKEGNLVDGQFQSYEFSDDESKILLLKDSEPIYRHSFLGKYEVKDLKSGKTVSLNDGKFVQEPRFSPDATNVAFIADNNLFYQDLNSGKITQITQHGVKNKILNGLADWVYEEEFGHARLYEWTKNSDAILFVKLDETEVPEIYIPIYGKTLYPSEMRYKYPKAGEKNSVASAHIYQLSDGKKTTVNLDSFKHYYIPNVIQTAKADEIVLITSDRIQNASDILKVNTKTGAVQKLFTETDEKWIDTDSPTLEFLEDNSFLWGSERDGNRHLYWYDKDGKLKKQITKGNWEVTDYYGFNPKSKEIYIQTTEKGSINKVVSKVNIENGKSQLISNAEGNNSANFSKNYNYFIETSSTAAKPYTYVLKDGNGKTVKELQNNEAQLQKLKADNFVEKEFITIPNEAGDQMNAWIIKPKNFDKNKKYPLFMFQYSGPGSQQVANSWDNGNGIWFEMLAQKGYIIACVDGRGTGYKGAKFKKVTYMNLGKYEIEDQIAAAKWFGNQSYIDKSRIGMFGWSFGGYMTSLAMTKGADVFKMGIAVAPVTNWRYYDSVYTERFMRTPQENPDGYDKNSPTEYANLLKGKFLLIHGTADDNVHFQNSMEFSEALIQNKKQFDFMAYPDKNHGIYGGQTRPQLYQKMTDFILENL encoded by the coding sequence ATGAAAAAATTCTTACTAACGCTTACAGTTGCTGTGGCATTTCAAAGTTTATCCGCTCAGGAAATTACTTTAGATAAAATATATTCAGGATATTACCGCGGAAAAGGCATTGCCGGAATTACTTCCATGAAAAACGGTGAAAATTATCTGGTTATCGAACAGGGAGGAATTGCAAAATATTCTTACAAAACTTCCCAAAAAGAAGGAAACCTTGTGGATGGACAGTTCCAGAGCTATGAATTTTCTGATGATGAATCTAAAATTTTGTTGCTGAAAGACAGTGAACCGATTTACAGACACTCATTTTTAGGAAAATATGAAGTAAAAGATCTGAAATCCGGAAAAACAGTAAGTCTTAATGACGGAAAATTTGTTCAGGAGCCAAGATTTTCACCGGATGCTACAAACGTGGCTTTTATTGCAGATAACAATCTGTTTTATCAGGATCTGAACTCAGGAAAAATCACACAGATTACGCAGCATGGTGTTAAAAATAAAATTCTAAACGGACTTGCAGACTGGGTTTATGAAGAAGAATTCGGGCACGCAAGACTGTACGAATGGACAAAAAACTCGGATGCGATTCTTTTCGTAAAATTAGACGAAACAGAAGTTCCGGAAATCTATATTCCGATTTATGGTAAGACGCTTTATCCAAGCGAAATGCGTTACAAATATCCAAAAGCAGGAGAAAAAAACTCTGTTGCTTCAGCACATATTTATCAGTTGAGTGACGGTAAAAAGACAACCGTTAATTTAGACAGTTTCAAGCATTATTATATTCCGAATGTTATTCAGACGGCAAAAGCCGACGAAATTGTTTTGATTACTTCAGACAGAATTCAGAATGCTTCTGATATTTTAAAAGTCAATACAAAAACAGGAGCTGTTCAGAAATTGTTCACGGAAACGGATGAAAAATGGATTGATACAGACAGCCCGACCTTAGAATTTTTAGAGGATAATTCTTTCCTTTGGGGTTCTGAAAGAGACGGAAACCGCCATTTGTACTGGTATGACAAAGATGGTAAACTGAAAAAACAGATTACAAAAGGAAACTGGGAAGTAACAGATTATTACGGATTTAATCCAAAATCAAAGGAGATCTACATTCAGACCACAGAAAAAGGAAGCATCAACAAAGTAGTTTCCAAAGTAAATATCGAAAACGGAAAATCTCAGTTGATTTCCAATGCGGAAGGAAATAATTCTGCCAATTTCAGCAAAAACTATAATTATTTCATCGAAACTTCTTCTACAGCTGCAAAACCTTATACTTATGTTTTAAAGGACGGAAACGGCAAAACAGTAAAAGAACTTCAGAATAATGAAGCTCAGCTACAGAAATTAAAAGCTGATAATTTTGTAGAAAAAGAATTTATTACCATTCCGAATGAAGCGGGAGATCAGATGAATGCGTGGATCATCAAGCCTAAAAACTTTGATAAAAACAAAAAATATCCATTGTTTATGTTCCAGTATTCTGGTCCCGGTTCTCAGCAGGTTGCCAATTCATGGGACAACGGAAACGGAATCTGGTTTGAAATGCTTGCTCAGAAAGGATATATCATAGCTTGTGTCGACGGACGCGGAACAGGTTATAAAGGCGCTAAATTCAAGAAAGTAACCTACATGAATTTAGGAAAATATGAAATTGAAGATCAGATCGCGGCAGCAAAATGGTTCGGAAATCAATCATACATTGATAAATCCAGAATCGGAATGTTCGGATGGAGCTTCGGAGGGTATATGACGAGTCTGGCAATGACAAAAGGAGCCGATGTTTTCAAAATGGGAATTGCAGTGGCGCCGGTAACGAACTGGAGATATTATGATTCTGTTTACACGGAAAGATTCATGAGAACACCGCAGGAAAATCCTGATGGATACGATAAAAACTCCCCGACTGAATATGCGAATTTGTTGAAAGGGAAATTCTTATTAATCCACGGAACTGCCGATGATAATGTACACTTCCAGAATTCCATGGAGTTTTCGGAAGCATTGATCCAAAACAAAAAACAGTTTGATTTTATGGCTTATCCGGATAAAAACCACGGAATTTATGGCGGACAGACAAGACCGCAATTGTATCAGAAAATGACTGATTTTATTTTGGAGAATTTGTAA
- a CDS encoding type II toxin-antitoxin system RelE/ParE family toxin translates to MEIIWSEETLKNYLKVIDYLFENWTIKEIERFENHFNKLIDNLKNHIAICPKSKILNLRKCIIDENNSLIYQEINNKIFLVTIIDNRSFHFY, encoded by the coding sequence ATGGAAATTATCTGGTCCGAAGAAACTTTAAAGAATTATTTAAAGGTAATTGATTATTTGTTTGAAAACTGGACAATTAAAGAAATCGAAAGATTTGAAAATCATTTTAATAAATTGATTGATAATCTGAAAAATCATATTGCGATTTGTCCAAAATCTAAGATACTTAATTTAAGAAAATGTATAATTGATGAAAACAATTCTCTAATCTATCAGGAAATAAACAATAAAATTTTTCTCGTAACGATTATTGATAATAGGAGTTTTCATTTTTACTAA
- a CDS encoding DUF2281 domain-containing protein translates to MEITLKDLEDNIRTLPENFYEEVNDFIDFLKTKYNRTNENDWSGIISEPQRESIKKGVDDIENDRTLSHESAQKKIKDYIASKK, encoded by the coding sequence ATGGAAATTACGTTAAAAGATTTAGAAGATAACATCAGAACACTTCCTGAAAATTTTTATGAAGAAGTGAATGATTTTATTGATTTTTTGAAGACGAAATATAACAGAACAAATGAAAATGATTGGTCGGGAATAATATCCGAGCCTCAAAGAGAATCAATAAAAAAAGGAGTTGATGACATAGAAAATGACAGAACTTTAAGTCATGAATCTGCTCAAAAGAAAATCAAAGATTATATTGCTTCAAAGAAATGA
- a CDS encoding peptide MFS transporter: MKTKHPKGLPFLFFTEMWERFGYYLILGIFVLYVIEPTGAKGGLGLPDKTADDIFGTYIALTYLTPFIGGFLADRVLGYIKSIYIGGVLMAAGYIGMGVFKDLTLFYSSLALIIIGNGFFKPTISTLLGNLYSEEPYKANKDSGYNIFYMGINIGAFICNIIAAFMRNKFGWGEAFITAGVGMLVGLIIFTIGRKHYIHAAQMKPVQEGDTKLSEILIKVFLPAIIAGAIGWIIPGNIFGSDNTDAFIFACVPVIYFYASLYFKAKPDEKSSIGALLSVFLISMFFWAVFKQNGTALTRWANYYTDRSVPASMEKPLESIYMVDGKSYEDKEVPVYDNQFQSQKDKDGNTIKVQGKDVYFKNISPEQRAELEKNPQAKTYLYNTELFQSINPFWVIALTPVVVGFWALLRRKGKEPLTPTKIVLGLFISGLSCLVMVLAVWAGDNGAVKVSPWWLVASYGVITVGELCLSPMGLSFVSKLSPARITALMMGGFFLANSVGNKLSGILASTWYNYDNKMNYFLVNFALLIFATLLGLSMLKRLNKIMKEKGH; encoded by the coding sequence ATGAAGACTAAACATCCTAAAGGATTGCCTTTCCTCTTCTTTACGGAAATGTGGGAGCGTTTCGGGTACTATCTTATCCTCGGAATTTTTGTATTGTATGTTATTGAACCTACCGGAGCAAAAGGCGGTCTCGGACTTCCCGACAAAACTGCGGACGATATTTTCGGGACGTACATTGCTTTAACCTACTTAACTCCTTTTATCGGAGGATTTCTTGCGGACAGAGTGTTAGGATACATCAAATCCATTTATATCGGAGGTGTTTTAATGGCTGCAGGATATATCGGGATGGGTGTTTTTAAAGATCTCACATTATTTTATTCTTCTTTAGCGTTAATTATCATCGGAAACGGTTTCTTTAAACCCACCATTTCTACCCTGCTTGGAAATTTATACTCCGAAGAACCCTATAAAGCTAATAAAGATTCCGGGTACAATATTTTTTATATGGGAATCAATATCGGAGCGTTTATCTGCAACATTATTGCCGCTTTTATGCGAAATAAATTCGGTTGGGGTGAAGCATTTATCACTGCCGGAGTCGGAATGCTGGTGGGATTAATTATTTTTACCATCGGAAGAAAACACTACATTCATGCCGCTCAGATGAAGCCTGTTCAGGAAGGAGATACCAAACTTTCTGAAATATTAATAAAAGTATTCTTACCGGCAATCATTGCAGGAGCAATCGGCTGGATCATTCCCGGAAATATTTTCGGAAGCGACAATACAGATGCCTTTATTTTTGCCTGTGTTCCCGTTATTTATTTCTATGCTTCCCTATACTTCAAAGCGAAGCCGGACGAAAAATCGTCTATCGGAGCCTTATTATCGGTTTTCCTGATCAGTATGTTTTTCTGGGCAGTTTTCAAACAAAACGGAACCGCTTTAACGAGATGGGCGAATTATTACACCGACAGAAGTGTACCTGCTTCCATGGAAAAACCTTTGGAAAGCATTTATATGGTCGACGGAAAAAGTTATGAAGACAAAGAAGTTCCTGTTTACGATAACCAGTTTCAGTCTCAGAAAGATAAGGATGGGAACACAATAAAAGTGCAAGGAAAAGATGTTTATTTTAAAAATATTTCTCCCGAACAGCGTGCAGAACTGGAGAAAAATCCTCAGGCGAAAACCTATCTTTACAATACAGAATTGTTTCAGTCCATCAATCCGTTTTGGGTAATTGCTTTAACTCCGGTTGTAGTAGGTTTCTGGGCATTATTGAGACGAAAAGGAAAAGAGCCTTTAACGCCAACAAAAATCGTTCTGGGACTTTTCATTTCAGGATTATCTTGTCTGGTAATGGTTTTAGCAGTTTGGGCAGGAGATAACGGAGCCGTAAAAGTTTCGCCGTGGTGGCTGGTTGCAAGTTACGGAGTTATTACCGTGGGAGAATTATGTCTTTCACCGATGGGATTATCCTTCGTTTCCAAACTTTCTCCTGCAAGAATTACAGCGTTGATGATGGGCGGATTTTTCCTTGCCAACTCCGTAGGAAACAAACTTTCCGGAATTTTAGCCAGTACATGGTACAATTACGACAATAAAATGAATTACTTTTTAGTGAATTTTGCTTTGTTGATATTCGCAACCCTTTTAGGCTTATCTATGCTGAAAAGATTAAACAAGATCATGAAAGAAAAAGGACATTAA